The Bradyrhizobium oligotrophicum S58 genome contains the following window.
TGGGCAAGCCCGGGCCGGGCGAGGCGCGCATCCGCCAAACGGCCGTTGGGCTCAACTTCCTCGACATCTACAATCGATCGGGCCTCTATCCGGTCCAGCTCCCAAGCGGATTGGGCAGCGAGGGCGCCGGCGTGATCGAGGAACTGGGCGAAGGGGTAACGGACCTGAAGGTCGGTGACCGCGTCGCCTACGGCTCGTCACCGCTCGGCGCCTATTCCGAGGCGCGGCTTATTCCCGCAGCGCAGCTGCTCAAGCTGCCGGATGAGATCGACGACAAGACGGCCGCGGCGATGATGCTCAAGGGCCTCACGGCGCAATACCTGATCCGGCAGACCTATCGCGTGAAAGCCGGCGAGACGATTCTGCTGCATGCAGCTGCCGGCGGTGTCGGCCTCATCCTCAGCCAGTGGGCCAAGCATCTCGGCGTCACCGTCATCGGCACGGTGTCCAGCGACGACAAGGCGCAACTGGCCAAGGCACATGGCTGCGCGCACAGTATTGTCTATACGCGTGAGGATTTCGTGGCTCGCGTCAGCGAGATCACCGGCGGCAAGAAGGTGCCTGTGGTCTATGATTCCGTCGGCAAGGACACGTTCCTCAAATCGCTCGATTGCCTGGCGCCGCTCGGCTACGCCGTGCTGTTCGGCCAGTCGTCCGGGAGCGTCGATCCGCTCAATCTCGGGCTGCTCGCGCAGAAAGGCTCGTTGTTCGTGACCCGCCCGACGCTGTTCACCTACGCGGCCAAACGCGAGAGTCTGGTCGCGATGGCCAATGAGCTGTTCGACGTCGTCAAGTCCGGCGCGGTGAAGATCGAGGTGAACCAGACCTATCCTCTCAAGGAGGCAGCCAGGGCTCACGCCGATCTCGCGGCGCGCAAGACGACGGGGTCCACCGTTCTTCTGGTCTGATCCGGTTTGGTCGCATCATGGCAGATTGGCCCGCAGTGCGTGCTGGCCGACCTGCGGCTCGTCGACGGCGGTTCGCGCTAGGTCCTGTCAAGCCGGCTCGTGCTTGCGCAGGTCGCGCAGGTGGTCGAACCCTGCGACCTGCAGGTCTGCATTCTGTCCGTCGATCTCGGGCAAGCTCGCCTCGGACATGATGGCAGCCGTGACGTCGGCGACGGACTGGTCGACGATCTCGTGAACGAAGCTGATGTTGGCATACTCGCCCGACGCGATGCGTGCGACGACATCGCGCCGGGTCATTTCGGGATCGACCACGGCCTCACGTCCGCGGCGGCCGTAGTCGATCATCACGACGAAGTATTGCATGCAGTGCCAGTTCGCCTCCGGCCGAATGTCATCGCCGGACAGTGTTCTGAAAAACAGAATTTGTCAAGGCGAAAGACATCGGCGCGCGGCGATCGGCGAGAAAGGGCACCGCGGCGCCCCCCGCTTCCTGCCAAAGCGTGTCACTTGGACGAGCGGGATCGCGACTTGGCCGCCGCCTTGGCCCGGATCCGCTGGATCTGCCCGCGCGGCAGCGTAACGAAGATCTCCCCGATCCATTCCAGCTTGACCCCGACGATCGGCTTGGCGTTGAAGCTCTTGAGATTGACCACGGACGGCGATTTGCCGCGCTCGATCGTCTTGAGGTAGCGCTCGCCGGTCTTGAGGCGCACGATGGCTTCCTCGCCGTAGAAGCTGGACAGCGGGTGGCGCTGCTCGCGGTAGACGACGATCACGTCGCCGTTCTCATATTTGGGCAGCATCGAATCACCGGAGACCTCGAAGGCGATCGTCTCCTCGGAGATCGGGAAGGGCAGGGCGACCTCGCCGAGGCCCTCGACCGGCACCTGCTCGTAATCCGGCTCGATCACCGAGCCGGCGCCGACCCGTCCCATCACGGGAACGGAATTCAGGTCCAGATACTCCGTAATGAGCGGAATCTCGGCGGCCTTGATCAGGCGCTGGCCTCCGAGGATCTCGGAGACGGCGCCGGGGCGCACGCCCATGGCGCGGGCGAGCCCCCCTTTTGTCTTTCCAGGCTTCTCGAGTGCACGCTCGATCATGGCGACGTCCAACATGGCTTTGACCTCTTTTGCGAATCTCGGAAGTCATTATATGTTTCGAATAATCAGAACTCAAGCTTGACTTTTCGTTCGGAATATCAGAAATTATGGACGTCGGACGGAACCGGCGCTTCCGGCGCCCTCCGACCAGCACGAAGAGGCGAGAATGCAATCCACCGATTGGCCCGAACACCATTCACAGATCCTGCGTGAGCTCCATGCTAAGGGGCTGTCCTATGCCGAGATCGCGCGCGCCCTCAATGCGCAATTCGGCACGGCCTATACCCGAAATGCGACGCTCGGCCGCGGCAAGCGGCTTGGGCTGGCGGCGTCCGCCGCGCCGAAAGCCGCCCGGTTCGAACCCCGGCCGATGTCTGCCGTGGCCGGAACGGGCCGGCGGCGCCGAGAGTCCGGCGCCGGGCAGGCTGCCATGCCGCCTCCGCCGAAGCCGGCGGCCCCGGTCAGGCTGCGGTCCGTCGGCATCAGCCCGCGGTTGCTGCCGCTCGACCGGCTCGAAGCCAATGATTGCCGCTACCCCTATGGCGGCGACCGTGACGACGATCCCATCACCTTTTGCGGCCATCCGCGCCAGCCCGGGTCCTGCTACTGCACGCCGCATTTTCACCTGACGCGGAATCCGCCCGAGGCGGCCGCCGATCGGCCGGCCGGGCCGCTGACCCTGCGACTCGTCGCCGCCGCCTGACGCGCAGCGCAGACGACCCAATCTGATCCCCATCCATTTTCCGGAGACGAGACATGGCGCGCCCCAGACGCAGCAAGCCCCATCGCATGCCCAAGAGCCACGACCGCCGCGCTCACGATCTGCCGAGGAACGCGGACGTCGTCCCGGTCGAGATCGACGATCCGCTGGCGCTCGAGCCGGGCGAGAAGATCATTGCGTTGCGATCCGTTCGCAGCGATCCGTTGGGACGGCTGCACGCGCACAAGCAGCTCGACGACGCGCAGTACCGGGCCGGACGCGCGTTCCAGAACGATTGGGAGCGGGCCGAGCGTGGCCCGCAGGCGATCGACCCCTCGCGCGAATACGTCGACGGCGCAAGAGGGCGGGAGCCGGTCACGGAAGGACAACGACAGGCGGTGCTGCGGCTCAACCGGGCTGAGCGTGAGCTCGGCGCCGACGGGGCGGCGATCACGCATGACGTGCTGGTGCACGGCCTGACGATGGAGCAGGTCGGTCACAAGCGCGGGCTGGCCAGCCAGCGCTGGAACGACTATTTCGCGCGACGTTTCAAGGAATGCCTGGATCGGCTGGCGGTGGTCTACGGCTTTTCCACCGATCGAACCGCAGGACAGTATCATTCTATTGTGCGATCGAGCGGGTCGGTCGAGACCTAGCGAGGGGCTGACCAGCGCTCGTGCCATCGTCGATGGGCGCGAGCGCCGGCCGGCCAACAGCCCGATCAGGGGTGTGGTGTGACGGTGTAGGTCGTGCCGTAGGGCTCGACCCGCAGCGAAGCGTGCGACAGCAGTCCGATCTTGGCCGTCGGCGCCATCTGCAGCTCGCCATTCGGTCCGCGGTGGACATTGTACTGCCAAACCGTGAGATCTCCCTTCTGCGCCAAAGCGTGCGCAACCGCGCTGGCATCGCTGCCGCCGATCGAGGCCAGCTCCGCACTGCTCAGGCCGATGACGATCTCGTCCTTGACGGTGATGACCTTGAACAGCGATGTCCTGCCGTCCTCGGCCGACGACATCGACGGCGACATCGCCAGCAATGCGAGCGTTGCGCAGATGGAGCGTGTTGGTCCTGAAGCCATGAAAGATCCTGTCCGACGTGGGCTATGATGGTGAGTGTGCTCGGGCGTGCAGGCATTGGTTTCCCGTAACGGTCAGCCGGTTCGGAAATAAAGTCGGCGCAATGCGGGTTGAACCCTGCTGCACGGGCCGACGTCTAAGAGGCCAGCGGGATGATGCGAGCTTCGGCAATGCCGCACTCGTCCGGCCGGACTGTATCGTTGACGCAGGTCAAGCGGGGTCGGCGCGGCCTGTTCTATTCAGGACGAAAGCAGCGATGGGGGATGGCATGTTCAGCGTTCAATATCTGTTCCGTTCAGCCGGCGGAAAAATCGCACTTGCTGCAGCCGCAGCAATGCTGGCCTCGGCAAGCGAGCCAGCGCCGGCTTTCGCACGGGCGGCAAGCCCGGCGAGCAAGCACGCGGTCGTGAAGGCGTCCAGCGATGTCAGCGATCTCAGCGCTCGCCGGCGCTATCGCCGCGTCTACAGGGGCAATCCGGCTGCCGGCCTTGCCATCATGGGCGCGATGATCGGGACGTTCGGTGCGATCGCCGCGCATCAGCATGACGACGACTACTATTATGGGCCCGGCTACTACCCCGGACCCGGCTATTACGGACCGCCGCGGGTCTATTATGCACCTCGGCCGTATTACGCTCATCCGTACTACGGGCACCCGTATTACGGACCCCGCGTCCACTACTACTATCCGTACTGAGACGGCGTGAGAGGGCGACGGTGACAGCCGCCGCCCTTATCGCGCTGGAGTGCGGGATTAGAAGCCGCCGGCGCTGAAGCGCAGCGGCTGCACGACGTCATAGGCCGCCTTGCTGATCGGCACCGCGTAGTCCACCGTGAGCGGCCCGAACGGCGAGGCCCAGGTCATGCCGACGCCGACCGAGGAGCGCAGGACGTTCTTGTTCGCGACCTGGACGTTCTGGGTCGGCCCCCGATAACCAAACACCGTGCCGGCGTCGACGAAGGCCGAAGCGCGCAAGCCGTATTCCTGCGGCAATCCTGGAATGTTGCTCTGCAACTCCGCGGTGGTGGCCCAATAGAAACTGCCGCCGACATTGTCCATCGTCGACCCCGGCGTGAGATCGCGCGGTCCAAAGCCGCCGGGTGCGAAGCCACGGACCATCGTCGGGCCGCCGAAAAAGCTGTTGAGCAGCGGCGCCTGCTGTCCGCCCCAGCCGGTGATGTAGCCGCCTTGGCCGCGGACCATGCCGGTGAGATCGCTGTTGATGGATCGGTAGTAGCGGACATCGGCAGTGGTTCG
Protein-coding sequences here:
- a CDS encoding quinone oxidoreductase family protein, whose protein sequence is MTNAIRFHKTGGPDVLVWEEINVGKPGPGEARIRQTAVGLNFLDIYNRSGLYPVQLPSGLGSEGAGVIEELGEGVTDLKVGDRVAYGSSPLGAYSEARLIPAAQLLKLPDEIDDKTAAAMMLKGLTAQYLIRQTYRVKAGETILLHAAAGGVGLILSQWAKHLGVTVIGTVSSDDKAQLAKAHGCAHSIVYTREDFVARVSEITGGKKVPVVYDSVGKDTFLKSLDCLAPLGYAVLFGQSSGSVDPLNLGLLAQKGSLFVTRPTLFTYAAKRESLVAMANELFDVVKSGAVKIEVNQTYPLKEAARAHADLAARKTTGSTVLLV
- a CDS encoding LexA family transcriptional regulator, translated to MLDVAMIERALEKPGKTKGGLARAMGVRPGAVSEILGGQRLIKAAEIPLITEYLDLNSVPVMGRVGAGSVIEPDYEQVPVEGLGEVALPFPISEETIAFEVSGDSMLPKYENGDVIVVYREQRHPLSSFYGEEAIVRLKTGERYLKTIERGKSPSVVNLKSFNAKPIVGVKLEWIGEIFVTLPRGQIQRIRAKAAAKSRSRSSK
- a CDS encoding GcrA family cell cycle regulator; this encodes MQSTDWPEHHSQILRELHAKGLSYAEIARALNAQFGTAYTRNATLGRGKRLGLAASAAPKAARFEPRPMSAVAGTGRRRRESGAGQAAMPPPPKPAAPVRLRSVGISPRLLPLDRLEANDCRYPYGGDRDDDPITFCGHPRQPGSCYCTPHFHLTRNPPEAAADRPAGPLTLRLVAAA
- a CDS encoding DUF6456 domain-containing protein, whose protein sequence is MARPRRSKPHRMPKSHDRRAHDLPRNADVVPVEIDDPLALEPGEKIIALRSVRSDPLGRLHAHKQLDDAQYRAGRAFQNDWERAERGPQAIDPSREYVDGARGREPVTEGQRQAVLRLNRAERELGADGAAITHDVLVHGLTMEQVGHKRGLASQRWNDYFARRFKECLDRLAVVYGFSTDRTAGQYHSIVRSSGSVET